One window from the genome of Microcebus murinus isolate Inina chromosome X, M.murinus_Inina_mat1.0, whole genome shotgun sequence encodes:
- the LOC142865816 gene encoding melanoma-associated antigen B1-like produces the protein MPRGQKSKLRAREKRQQKRDQSQAFRGPQATAEKEEEGPSSSPPTSCSSPVSRGGPPSSPAVFIPLGSQGAPRSSSPDAGVACAMPDEDAKSQDEETPSTSQAASSTQSSQKDPLTRKASMLVQFLLEKYKKKEPILKADMLKVVNRKYKEHFPEILKRACERMELVFGLELKGVKPGDQLYTLVSKLGLSTEGCVSGNGGLPKSGLLMTLLGVIFMKGNRATEEEVWEFLNALGVYAGRRHLIFGEPRKFITKDLVQEKYLEYRQVPNSDPPSYEFLWGPRARAETSKMKVLEVLAKINNTVPTSFPSLYDEALRDEQERAAVRAAARAGTAAQARARFGAMSLRPPHI, from the coding sequence ATGCCTCGGGGTCAAAAGAGTAAGCTCCGTGCTCGCGAGAAACGTCAGCAGAAGCGTGATCAATCCCAGGCTTTCAGGGGTCCTCAGGCCactgcagagaaggaagaggagggcccctcctcctctccccccacttcTTGCTCTTCTCCTGTTTCTAGGGGTGGCCCCCCAAGCTCCCCTGCTGTCTTCATTCCCCTGGGGTCTCAGGGAGCTCCACGCTCTAGCTCTCCTGATGCAGGTGTAGCCTGCGCAATGCCTGATGAAGATGCCAAGAGTCAAGATGAGGAAACACCAAGCACCTCCCAGGCAGCATCCTCCACTCAGAGCTCACAGAAAGATCCTCTCACCAGAAAGGCGAGTATGCTGGTGCAGTTCCTGCTGGAGAAGTATAAAAAGAAGGAGCCCATTCTGAAGGCAGACATGCTGAAGGTTGTCAACAGAAAATACAAGGAGCACTTCCCTGAGATCCTCAAGAGAGCCTGTGAGCGCATGGAGCTGGTGTTTGGCCTTGAGTTGAAGGGAGTGAAACCCGGCGATCAGTTGTACACCCTTGTCAGTAAGCTGGGCCTCTCCACAGAGGGCTGTGTGAGTGGTAATGGGGGGTTGCCTAAGTCGGGTCTCCTGATGACGCTCCTGGGTGTCATCTTCATGAAAGGCAACCGTGCCACTGAGGAGGAGGTCTGGGAATTCCTGAATGCGTTGGGGGTATATGCTGGGAGGAGGCACTTAATCTTTGGGGAGCCCCGGAAGTTCATCACCAAAGATTTGGTGCAGGAAAAGTATCTGGAGTACCGCCAGGTGCCCAATAGTGATCCTCCAAGTTATGAATTCTTGTGGGGTCCCAGAGCCCGTGCTGAAACCAGCAAAATGAAAGTCTTGGAAGTTTTGGCCAAGATCAATAACACCGTCCCTACTTCCTTCCCTAGTCTGTATGATGAGGCTCTGAGAGATGAGCAGGAGAGAGCAGCAGTGAGGGCTGCAGCCAGGGCTGGCACTGCTGCCCAAGCCAGGGCACGCTTCGGGGCCATGTCCTTGAGACCCCCCCACATCTAG